In Bradyrhizobium sp. 170, the DNA window CCCTGCTCGCGCATCGACCTGATGAAGCAACATGCCGGCATCGACGTCCAGGCGCTGTATCCCGCCGGCGCTCCACCAAAGGCCGACAGCTGGAATCTGGACACCTTCCTGAAGGCTGCGGAAGCTTGCCACAAGGGCGGCGTTCCCTTCGGCATCGGGCTTGGCGAGACCAGTGACAACGTCGATACGGCCGGCGCGATCTTCCAGTCGTTCGGAGCAGCCCTTGTCGATGAGAAGGGCAACGTCACCGTAAAGACCGACCCGGTGCGCCAGGCGCTCGAATTCTACAAGAAGCTGATCTCCTTCCTGCCCCCGGACGCCGGCGCCTGGGACGACTCCTCCAATAACAAATGGCTAGTCTCCGGCAGGGGCGCCATGATCATGAACCCGCCGAGCGCCTGGGCGGTCGCCAAGCGCGACGCCCCGCAGGTGGCCGAGCAATGCTGGACCCATGGCTTCCCGGCCGGACCGAAGGGCCGCTACGCGCCCTACCTCTCCTACTTCTGGGGCACCTGGTCGTTCTCCAAGAACAAGGAAGCGGCAAAGCGCGTGCTCAGGGCGCTTTCGCAACCGGATGCGATCGAGAAGATGTGCGTGGCGAGCGGTGGCTACGACCTCCCCTGCTACGAAAAGCTCACCACCTTGAAGGTCTGGCAGGAGGAAGGGCCGCCGAAGGGCACGCTCTACCACTATCCGAACCCGCACAACCACCAGACGCTTTCGATCGCCGCGGCGCCCGCCCCGCCGAAGATCGCACAGCAGATCTATACGCAGGCGACCCTGACCAAGATGTGCCTGCGTTATCACAAGGGCGAAGCGATGGAAAAGGTGCTCGCCTGGGCTGAAGGCGAGTGCGAAGGCTTCATGCGGAGCTGACGGACGAGATACCATGGCGGCCTGCCTGATTGCAGGCCGCCATTTCCATCCTTCTTCAATCGCGGACCCGGCGAAGCGTTACAGGGATAAAAACACATCATGGCTGACGTCGCATTGCAGTCGAACCGGGCCGCCGCGCAAGCCGCGCGCAAACGCGGCAGCCTGCACAAAATGCTCAGGCGCAAATCGACTGTGGCGTTCCTGATGACGCTGCCGCTGATCCTCCTGATCGCGACCCTCGTGATCTATCCGGCATTCTACGCGCTGCATCTGGCGACGTTGAACAAGTCGATGCAGCGCTTCGTCGGGCTCAGCAATTTCGAATTTCTGTTCAAGCGCGAGACGTTCTGGCTCGTCGTGAAGCAATCCTGCATCTTCGCGATCACAGCCGTCATCTTCAAGGCGCTGCTGGGCTTTATCATTGCGCATTTCGTTCACAACATACCGGCCAAGGGCCAGCGCAAATGGCGCGGCATGCTGCTGGTACCGTGGGTAATCCCCCCGGCGATGAGCACACTGGCGTGGCTGTGGCTATTTGACCCCTCCTACAGTGCGTTCAACTACACGCTCTCCTTCTTCGGCATCGGGCCGATCCCATGGACCGGCGATGAAATGTGGGCGCGCTTCTCGGTCATTCTCGTCAACATCTGGGTCGGCGCACCGTTCTTCATGATCATGTATCTGGCGGCGCTGAAATCGGTGCCGGAACAGCTCTACGAGGCCGCCGCCATCGACGGCGCGAATTGGTGGCAGCGCATCTGGTACGTCACGCTACCGATGATGCGAAATATCATCGCGATTACGACGCTGTTCTCGCTCATCGTGACGTTCGCAAATTTTGACATCGTGCGCATCCTGACCGCGGGCGGCCCGCTCGATCACACCCATATCTTCGCGACGTGGGCGTTCCGCATCGGAATCGAGGGCAGCGACATACCGCTGGGCGCCAGCGTATCTCTCTTCATGGTGCCGATCCTGGCGGTCGCGGCGATCTTCATCCTGCGCGACGTCAACAAACGCGGGAATGAAGCCTGATGACAACGGTGACAATCGACAAGGCCGCGCCGAGCCGCAAGATCAAATACGGCAGCATGAGCCGCGACCGCACCTGGGCGCTGCGCTGGTCGTATTTCTTCCTGGGGATCTTTGCCATTTTCTCGCTGACGCCGCCGATCTACATGCTCATCACGTCGTTGAAGAGCAGCGCGGAGATTTCGGCTGCGACTAATCCGTGGTGGGTGTTCCACCCAACGCTCGAGAACTATATCGGTCTGCTGACCTCGAACCAGTTTCTGCGCTTCTTCTGGAACTCGGCAATCGTCTCGATTTTCGTCGTTACCATCACCATGCTGATCTCCGTGCCGGCTGCATTCGCGCTGGCACGGATGCGGTTCTGGGGTTCTACGGTTCTCGCCACCGGCGTCTTCCTGACCTATCTCATTCCCGAGACACTGCTCTTCATCCCGCTCTTCAAGATGTTCGCGGTGATCGGCGATTGGACCGGCATCCAGTTGATCAACAAATGGTACGTGCTGCTTATTCTCTATCCGACCCTGACAGTGCCGTTCTGCACCTGGATCATGATCGGCTACTTCGCTTCGATCCCGAAAGAACTCGATGAAGCCGCCATCATCGATGGCGCGTCGTGGATTCAGACCCTGACTCGCATCTTTATTCCGGTTGCCTTCCCCGGCATCATTGCCGCGACGATCTTTGCCTTCACGGTGTCATGGGCGCAGTTCCTCTATCCCCTCGTGTTCACGACTTCGACCGACCAACTCGTCATGCCGGTCGGCATCATCACCACCCTGATCAAGGGCGACGTTTTCAACTGGGGACAGATCATGACCGGCGCCCTGCTCGGCGCAGCGCCTCCGCTCATCATCTACGCGTTCCTGATGGACTATTACATTGCCGGCCTGACCGCCGGTGCGACGAAGGGTTGATCTCATGGCTGACGTGACGTTGCGTAAGGTTGTCAAGCGTTATGACGAGGTCGAGGCGGTGCGCGGCATCGATCTCGATATCGCGGACCATGAGTTTGTCGTGCTGGTGGGACCGTCGGGCTGCGGCAAGTCGACCACGCTGCGAATGATCGCCGGCCTGGAAGATATCTCCGACGGCGACATCATGATCGGCGGCGACGTCGTCAATGACGTGCCGCCAAAGGATCGAGATATCGCGATGGTGTTCCAGAACTACGCGCTCTATCCGCATATGACGGTTGCGGAGAACATGTCGTTCGGATTACGGCTGAAGCGCTATCCGAAGGCCGAGATCAAGAGCCGCGTCGACGAGGCCGCGCGCATGCTCGACATCGTCGAACTCGTCGACCGCAAGCCGAAACAATTGTCCGGCGGCCAGCGTCAGCGCGTCGCCATGGGCCGCGCCATCGTGCGCAACCCGAAAGTGTTTCTGTTCGACGAGCCGCTGTCCAATCTCGACGCCAAGCTGCGTGTGCAGATGCGGATCGAGATCAAGAAGGTGCACCAGAAAGTCCGCACTACGACGGTTTATGTGACCCACGACCAGGTGGAGGCGATGACGCTGGCCGACCGCGTCGTGGTGATGAACCATGGCCGGATCGAGCAGATCGGCACGCCGAACGAGCTGTATCACAAGCCGGCGACGAAATTCGTCGCCAGCTTCATCGGCTCGCCGGCGATGAATTTCATCCCCTGCCGGCTGGAGGATTTCGCCGGCAAGTTGCACGTTCGGCTTACCGATCGCGTCGTATTTCCGCTGCCGCCAGCCCGCGCCGCGCGCTATCAGGGCGTCCCGCGCACCGACAAATTGCTGCTGGGGCTGCGGCCCGAGCACATCACCGAGGCCAAGCAGCATGCGGAGCCGGGCGTGGAGACCTTCGACACGGTGCTCGATGTCACCGAGCCGATGGGAATGGAGACGCTGATCTATTTTACGATGGAGGGCACGCTGGTCTGCGGCCGGGTCAATCCCAATGCCGGCGCGCACGACGGCGGCCCGCTTCGATTGGCTGTGGACCTCAACAATATGCACCTGCTAAACGAGGTGACCGGCGTCGTCCTTTGACGGCGCAATTGCTGATTATCAAGGGCAGGAAATGACGACCAACAAGAAGAAAATCTTCGTCACGGAATCGATGTCGCAACCGGGACGAGCACTGCTTCACGCGCGAGACGACATCGAACTCGTCGAATTTCCCAACATGATTTCGCAGAAGGATTTCGAAGCCAAGCTGAAGGAGCATGCGCCGGTCCATGGCGTCGCCCTCGGCGGGACCCGTTTCGGCGAGCCCGAGCTCGACGCCTCGAAAGACATGCTGGTGGTGACCCGGATCGGTGTCGGGTTCGACGCCGTCGACGTCCCCGCGCTCAGCCGCCGCAAGGTCCCGCTGATGGTGGCGGGCACCGCCAATTCGCCGTCCGTTGCCGAACACGCCCTGTTCATGATGCTGACGCTCGCCAAGCGCGCGACGGAAATGCATTCGCTGGTCAGGGACGACAAATGGGCGGATAGGCTCGGGATGCTGCCCTACGACCTCTTCGGCAAGACGGTGCTGATCATCGGATTTGGGCGCATCGGCACGCGCACCGCCAGGCGGTGCCTTGCGATGGAAATGAACGT includes these proteins:
- a CDS encoding extracellular solute-binding protein, whose translation is MSRKKLSRRQFIAATALSSAALVTAPYVRGAHAAGKLSIGFWDHWVPGANKASTDIVNAWAEKEKVEVQIDYIPSQGNKNLLTIAAEAQAKSGHDILAMPTWWPHAQSELLEPMNDVMEGLIKQNGEPNGTVKYLGQSKGKWLAVPASVGSQIKGPCSRIDLMKQHAGIDVQALYPAGAPPKADSWNLDTFLKAAEACHKGGVPFGIGLGETSDNVDTAGAIFQSFGAALVDEKGNVTVKTDPVRQALEFYKKLISFLPPDAGAWDDSSNNKWLVSGRGAMIMNPPSAWAVAKRDAPQVAEQCWTHGFPAGPKGRYAPYLSYFWGTWSFSKNKEAAKRVLRALSQPDAIEKMCVASGGYDLPCYEKLTTLKVWQEEGPPKGTLYHYPNPHNHQTLSIAAAPAPPKIAQQIYTQATLTKMCLRYHKGEAMEKVLAWAEGECEGFMRS
- a CDS encoding sugar ABC transporter permease encodes the protein MADVALQSNRAAAQAARKRGSLHKMLRRKSTVAFLMTLPLILLIATLVIYPAFYALHLATLNKSMQRFVGLSNFEFLFKRETFWLVVKQSCIFAITAVIFKALLGFIIAHFVHNIPAKGQRKWRGMLLVPWVIPPAMSTLAWLWLFDPSYSAFNYTLSFFGIGPIPWTGDEMWARFSVILVNIWVGAPFFMIMYLAALKSVPEQLYEAAAIDGANWWQRIWYVTLPMMRNIIAITTLFSLIVTFANFDIVRILTAGGPLDHTHIFATWAFRIGIEGSDIPLGASVSLFMVPILAVAAIFILRDVNKRGNEA
- a CDS encoding carbohydrate ABC transporter permease; this encodes MTTVTIDKAAPSRKIKYGSMSRDRTWALRWSYFFLGIFAIFSLTPPIYMLITSLKSSAEISAATNPWWVFHPTLENYIGLLTSNQFLRFFWNSAIVSIFVVTITMLISVPAAFALARMRFWGSTVLATGVFLTYLIPETLLFIPLFKMFAVIGDWTGIQLINKWYVLLILYPTLTVPFCTWIMIGYFASIPKELDEAAIIDGASWIQTLTRIFIPVAFPGIIAATIFAFTVSWAQFLYPLVFTTSTDQLVMPVGIITTLIKGDVFNWGQIMTGALLGAAPPLIIYAFLMDYYIAGLTAGATKG
- the ugpC gene encoding sn-glycerol-3-phosphate ABC transporter ATP-binding protein UgpC, translated to MADVTLRKVVKRYDEVEAVRGIDLDIADHEFVVLVGPSGCGKSTTLRMIAGLEDISDGDIMIGGDVVNDVPPKDRDIAMVFQNYALYPHMTVAENMSFGLRLKRYPKAEIKSRVDEAARMLDIVELVDRKPKQLSGGQRQRVAMGRAIVRNPKVFLFDEPLSNLDAKLRVQMRIEIKKVHQKVRTTTVYVTHDQVEAMTLADRVVVMNHGRIEQIGTPNELYHKPATKFVASFIGSPAMNFIPCRLEDFAGKLHVRLTDRVVFPLPPARAARYQGVPRTDKLLLGLRPEHITEAKQHAEPGVETFDTVLDVTEPMGMETLIYFTMEGTLVCGRVNPNAGAHDGGPLRLAVDLNNMHLLNEVTGVVL
- a CDS encoding hydroxyacid dehydrogenase, coding for MTTNKKKIFVTESMSQPGRALLHARDDIELVEFPNMISQKDFEAKLKEHAPVHGVALGGTRFGEPELDASKDMLVVTRIGVGFDAVDVPALSRRKVPLMVAGTANSPSVAEHALFMMLTLAKRATEMHSLVRDDKWADRLGMLPYDLFGKTVLIIGFGRIGTRTARRCLAMEMNVLVFDPYKPAADIKAAGCEPVADLNAALPRADFVSIHCPKNPETVGMFNADRLKRLKPSAYLINTARGGIVDEAALHAALVSGKLAGAGLDVFAQEPPPAGQALLALPNVIMAPHVAGVTVEAVDRMSEQTARNILSVLDGDPLRQNVINQDVLG